A stretch of Fundicoccus culcitae DNA encodes these proteins:
- a CDS encoding M20 family metallopeptidase, producing the protein MTTINETELNQAIQAKTESLLAEFEALSQYIYANPELGLAEFKSSQAHVDLLEKHGFSIEKPYLGFETAFRATYASSKPGPTIALLSEYDALPGIGHGCGHNLLGATDTGAGIVLRYFVDTYGGTVVVLGTPAEETNGVKVDMAAAGTFDDIDIALCTHPSDNYYESGRSMAMEAIEFRFHGKTAHAASNPFDGVNALDGVLQLFTGVSLMRQQMHPTARVHGIISDGGKAANIIPDYAAAQFYIRAQDKPYLAYLHDRIIVIAEAAAQASGTQMEWFHYEKTYLNLQTNPILSNKYNQNMAAFGIEMQPANEDFGSLDMGDVSQVVPAINPYYGITGGKAVGGHTVEFREWTLTPEGVDGMRKTINALVKTSLDVITQPDLLAEIKASFAAQVKG; encoded by the coding sequence ATGACAACAATCAACGAAACCGAATTGAACCAAGCCATTCAAGCTAAAACTGAATCGTTGCTAGCTGAGTTTGAGGCTTTAAGTCAGTACATATATGCTAACCCAGAATTAGGCTTAGCCGAATTTAAATCATCCCAAGCCCATGTTGATCTCCTAGAAAAACACGGCTTCAGCATTGAAAAACCTTACTTAGGTTTTGAAACAGCCTTTCGTGCCACCTACGCTAGCTCAAAACCCGGCCCAACGATTGCTTTGTTATCTGAATATGATGCTTTGCCAGGTATTGGACATGGTTGCGGACATAATTTACTAGGAGCAACCGACACAGGCGCAGGCATTGTACTGCGATATTTTGTCGATACCTATGGTGGGACGGTTGTTGTCCTAGGAACGCCAGCCGAAGAAACCAACGGTGTGAAAGTAGATATGGCAGCCGCAGGCACCTTTGATGATATTGATATTGCCCTATGCACCCACCCATCCGATAATTATTACGAAAGCGGCCGTTCCATGGCCATGGAAGCCATCGAATTTCGTTTTCACGGCAAAACTGCGCATGCAGCGTCCAATCCGTTTGATGGGGTAAATGCTTTAGACGGGGTCCTACAGTTATTTACGGGGGTTAGTTTAATGCGCCAACAAATGCACCCAACGGCCCGTGTCCACGGCATCATTTCAGACGGAGGCAAAGCTGCGAACATCATTCCCGATTATGCTGCCGCCCAATTTTATATCCGTGCCCAAGATAAACCCTATTTAGCCTACCTCCACGATCGGATTATCGTCATCGCCGAAGCAGCCGCCCAAGCCAGCGGTACCCAAATGGAGTGGTTCCATTACGAAAAAACCTATCTTAATTTACAAACCAACCCCATCCTCTCAAATAAATATAACCAAAACATGGCTGCGTTCGGCATTGAGATGCAACCGGCCAACGAGGATTTCGGTTCTTTAGATATGGGGGATGTCAGCCAAGTCGTTCCCGCCATCAACCCTTACTACGGTATCACAGGCGGTAAAGCCGTCGGCGGTCATACGGTCGAGTTTCGCGAATGGACGCTAACCCCCGAAGGAGTAGACGGCATGCGCAAAACCATCAACGCCCTAGTAAAGACCTCTCTAGATGTGATTACCCAACCCGATTTGTTAGCCGAAATCAAAGCCAGCTTCGCAGCGCAAGTAAAAGGGTAA
- a CDS encoding co-chaperone GroES has product MLKPLQKRIVIEYPEVEETTASGLVLPSSAKEKKQTGFVVSIGNDIDDEDGIKVGDQVIFEQHAGTEVTYEGKDYLVIDIKHILAVLA; this is encoded by the coding sequence ATGCTAAAACCATTACAAAAGAGAATCGTTATTGAATATCCAGAAGTTGAAGAAACGACCGCTAGTGGATTGGTATTACCAAGCTCTGCTAAAGAAAAGAAACAAACAGGTTTCGTTGTATCAATCGGTAATGATATTGACGATGAAGATGGCATCAAAGTTGGCGATCAAGTTATCTTTGAGCAACACGCCGGTACTGAAGTTACCTACGAAGGCAAAGATTATTTAGTAATTGATATTAAGCATATCCTAGCGGTATTAGCTTAA
- the groL gene encoding chaperonin GroEL (60 kDa chaperone family; promotes refolding of misfolded polypeptides especially under stressful conditions; forms two stacked rings of heptamers to form a barrel-shaped 14mer; ends can be capped by GroES; misfolded proteins enter the barrel where they are refolded when GroES binds), whose translation MAKELKFSEDARASLLRGVDILANTVKTTLGPKGRNVVLDKTYGSPLITNDGVTIAREIELEDRFENMGAQLVLEVASKTNDVAGDGTTTATVLTQAIVREGMKNVTAGANPVGVRRGIEKATKVAVDALKDLSQTVDSKEAIAQVASVSSGDEEIGRLIADAMEKVGKDGVITIEESKSIETDLSVVEGMQFDRGYLSQYMVTDNEKMIADLDNPVIFITDRKINNIQDILPLLEEVMQSGRPLLIIAEDIEGEALPTLVLNKLRGTLNVVAVKAPGFGDRRKEMLEDIAVLTGATVISEELGYELKDARPEHLGQAGKVNVTKDSTTIIEGGGSSAAIADRINLIRAQAEDTTSSYDREKLQERLAKLSGGVAVINVGAATETEQKERKLRIEDALNATRAAVEEGIVAGGGVAFISVQDKVAAIEAEGDEATGVKIVVRALEEPIRQIAHNAGKEGSVIVDTLRRSEPGIGYNAATDTFEDLIQAGIVDPTKVTRSALQNAASVAALLLTTEAVVAEIPSDNDASANAGGGMGGGGMGGMM comes from the coding sequence ATGGCTAAAGAATTAAAATTTTCAGAAGATGCACGTGCTTCCTTATTACGCGGGGTTGATATTTTAGCAAACACAGTTAAAACAACTTTAGGACCAAAGGGACGTAACGTCGTTTTAGATAAAACATATGGTTCACCATTAATCACTAATGACGGGGTAACGATTGCACGTGAAATTGAATTAGAAGACCGTTTTGAAAATATGGGTGCTCAATTAGTTTTAGAAGTGGCTTCAAAAACTAATGATGTGGCGGGTGACGGAACAACAACCGCAACCGTTTTAACCCAAGCCATTGTGCGCGAAGGGATGAAAAACGTTACAGCGGGTGCTAATCCAGTAGGCGTGCGTCGTGGGATTGAAAAAGCAACAAAAGTAGCAGTTGATGCTTTGAAAGACTTGTCTCAAACCGTCGATTCTAAAGAAGCGATTGCACAAGTAGCTTCTGTTTCATCTGGTGACGAAGAAATTGGTCGCTTAATCGCAGATGCAATGGAAAAAGTTGGTAAAGACGGTGTTATTACGATTGAAGAATCTAAATCAATCGAAACTGATTTATCTGTCGTGGAAGGTATGCAATTTGATCGTGGTTACTTGTCACAATACATGGTAACAGATAACGAAAAAATGATTGCTGATTTGGATAATCCAGTGATATTTATTACGGATCGTAAAATCAATAATATCCAAGATATCTTGCCATTATTAGAAGAAGTGATGCAATCCGGACGTCCGTTGTTAATTATTGCGGAAGACATTGAAGGTGAAGCATTACCTACGTTAGTCTTGAACAAATTACGTGGAACATTAAATGTCGTGGCTGTTAAAGCACCTGGCTTTGGTGACCGTCGTAAAGAAATGTTAGAAGATATTGCTGTTTTAACAGGTGCTACCGTTATTTCTGAAGAATTAGGTTATGAATTGAAAGATGCGCGTCCTGAACATTTAGGTCAAGCAGGTAAAGTTAATGTAACGAAAGATTCTACAACCATCATCGAAGGTGGCGGTTCTAGTGCTGCGATTGCTGATCGTATTAACTTAATCCGTGCTCAAGCTGAAGATACAACATCTAGCTATGACCGTGAAAAATTACAAGAACGTTTAGCTAAATTGTCTGGTGGGGTTGCAGTCATTAACGTAGGTGCAGCTACTGAAACAGAACAAAAAGAACGCAAATTACGTATTGAAGATGCTTTGAATGCGACACGTGCAGCAGTTGAAGAAGGTATTGTTGCTGGTGGTGGTGTGGCCTTTATCAGTGTTCAAGATAAAGTTGCCGCTATTGAAGCTGAAGGCGATGAAGCGACAGGGGTTAAAATCGTTGTCCGTGCGTTAGAAGAACCTATTCGTCAAATTGCTCATAATGCAGGTAAAGAAGGCTCTGTTATCGTTGACACTTTACGTCGTTCTGAACCAGGTATTGGTTATAACGCTGCTACAGATACCTTTGAAGATTTAATTCAAGCAGGTATTGTGGATCCAACTAAAGTGACACGTTCGGCTTTACAAAATGCTGCATCTGTTGCTGCCTTATTGTTAACAACTGAAGCCGTTGTTGCAGAAATTCCTTCTGATAACGATGCCTCAGCAAATGCCGGTGGTGGCATGGGTGGCGGCGGCATGGGCGGTATGATGTAA
- a CDS encoding polysaccharide biosynthesis protein codes for MSENQNLSKVIVNYVEKLTPIQKKVIWFFIDLLMFSLGTFAANLLYLTIIDLSFGYLVSYTLLSYAIFLVVRRFIPLSSSIHRYTGIIDYVFIFAMTIFSAAASGLITYFIFNELSLRFIFLSGTISALLVVGTRALWYIIYLKRNVRSGREEPQRKVVLIGAGDGGSVFMQNYRRRPTDLQVVAILDDDPAKHNQKIGGVSVVGDLSKLHQVIVDLQANEAVIAIPSLKPEEYERIIKICNEEKIKVYKMPEVEDVLLGIHQQDTQLKEIDIADLLGRDEIALDEEPLSKELEGKVIAITGAGGSIGSEIARQVSKYNPQKLLLIGHGENSIYLINGELTANRSHMIQYVPIIADIQDYDRILQIFETEKPDIVYHAAAHKHVPLMEANPSEALKNNIMGTYNVARAVDMANVGKMVMISTDKAVNPPNVMGASKRIAELIVTGFNEVSQSTYCAVRFGNVLGSRGSVIPLFKKQIAEGGPVTVTDFRMTRYFMTIPEASRLVIYAGTFAADGEVFVLDMGEPVKIIDLAKKMILLSGYTLDEIGIVEVGKRPGEKLYEELIASDEMTKRRVNEKIIVGKVMKMPLEDINAFITELDTTPQKELKEKIIAFANSTT; via the coding sequence ATGAGTGAGAACCAAAACTTATCCAAGGTAATTGTTAATTATGTAGAAAAATTGACTCCTATACAGAAAAAAGTTATTTGGTTTTTTATTGATTTATTGATGTTTTCCTTGGGAACATTTGCGGCTAACCTGCTCTACTTAACGATCATTGATTTATCATTTGGCTATTTAGTGAGCTATACGTTACTTTCATACGCTATTTTCTTAGTGGTGAGACGTTTCATTCCTTTGAGTTCTAGTATTCATCGTTACACGGGTATTATCGATTATGTCTTTATATTTGCCATGACCATTTTTTCAGCAGCAGCTTCAGGTCTTATCACGTATTTTATTTTTAACGAACTATCGTTAAGATTTATCTTTTTATCAGGCACTATTAGTGCTTTGTTAGTGGTTGGCACGCGGGCGTTATGGTACATTATTTATTTAAAACGAAATGTTCGAAGTGGACGCGAAGAACCGCAACGTAAAGTCGTTTTGATTGGTGCCGGTGATGGTGGTTCGGTCTTTATGCAAAATTACCGTCGGCGGCCAACGGATTTACAAGTGGTGGCAATTCTAGATGATGATCCTGCCAAACATAATCAAAAAATCGGTGGTGTGTCGGTGGTAGGTGATTTAAGCAAGCTTCATCAAGTTATCGTTGACTTGCAAGCCAATGAGGCGGTTATTGCCATCCCGTCATTAAAACCAGAAGAATATGAACGGATTATTAAAATTTGTAACGAAGAAAAAATTAAAGTTTACAAAATGCCAGAAGTCGAGGATGTCTTACTCGGTATTCACCAACAAGATACGCAATTAAAAGAAATTGATATAGCGGATTTATTAGGTAGAGATGAAATTGCTTTAGATGAAGAGCCCTTAAGTAAAGAGTTGGAAGGCAAAGTGATTGCTATTACAGGAGCGGGTGGTTCCATCGGGTCTGAAATCGCACGCCAAGTGAGCAAGTATAATCCGCAAAAGCTTTTATTAATTGGTCATGGTGAGAATTCGATTTATTTAATTAACGGGGAATTAACAGCCAATCGCAGTCATATGATTCAATATGTGCCAATCATTGCTGATATTCAAGATTATGATCGTATCTTACAAATTTTTGAAACAGAAAAACCGGATATTGTTTATCATGCAGCGGCCCATAAACATGTTCCCTTGATGGAAGCCAACCCTTCAGAAGCTTTGAAAAACAATATTATGGGAACCTATAATGTCGCTCGGGCCGTTGATATGGCCAATGTTGGTAAAATGGTGATGATTTCGACCGATAAAGCCGTGAACCCTCCCAATGTGATGGGGGCTTCGAAGCGAATTGCCGAACTGATTGTGACCGGCTTTAACGAAGTCAGTCAATCGACTTATTGTGCGGTGCGTTTTGGGAATGTCTTAGGTAGTCGTGGGAGTGTTATTCCACTCTTTAAAAAGCAAATTGCTGAAGGTGGTCCAGTGACAGTCACTGATTTTCGTATGACGCGTTATTTTATGACCATTCCAGAAGCCAGTCGTTTAGTTATTTATGCTGGAACCTTTGCAGCTGATGGGGAAGTTTTCGTTTTGGATATGGGTGAACCGGTTAAAATTATTGATTTAGCCAAGAAGATGATTTTACTGTCAGGCTATACCTTGGATGAAATTGGTATTGTTGAAGTGGGTAAACGACCTGGTGAGAAGTTGTATGAAGAATTAATTGCCTCTGATGAAATGACCAAACGTCGCGTGAATGAAAAAATTATTGTCGGAAAAGTTATGAAGATGCCACTTGAGGATATTAATGCCTTTATCACGGAACTTGACACGACACCGCAAAAGGAACTTAAAGAAAAAATCATTGCTTTTGCGAATTCAACTACATAA
- a CDS encoding LCP family protein codes for MKKGLIWLVVMLFMSMLPVGMAQAEEGTSSDTASEKSFSVLLLGVDTGDLGRIEQGRSDVMQIMTVNPSEQHITLSSIPRDTYVNIPGYYMDKINHAYAFGGVELSKATVEEWLGITIDNYVVVNMSGLKEIVDAVNGITVVPPTSFSIGGYDFVEGVETRLDGEAALAYSRERYTSGGDYARQGRQREVIEAVMKEAVNPAVLANLPQLLNAFSDNIDTDLDLMDMLSLFTKYANSDYTVDNYQFTGEGAMIDGIYYEMIYDSSYTEILGYIKADLQVE; via the coding sequence ATGAAAAAGGGATTAATATGGCTTGTCGTGATGTTATTTATGTCAATGTTACCCGTTGGAATGGCTCAAGCAGAAGAAGGAACAAGCTCAGATACAGCTAGTGAAAAAAGCTTTTCAGTTTTGCTGTTAGGTGTCGACACCGGTGATTTAGGCCGGATTGAACAAGGACGGTCCGATGTCATGCAAATTATGACCGTGAACCCGTCTGAGCAGCACATAACGTTATCTAGTATTCCAAGAGACACCTATGTTAATATCCCAGGTTATTACATGGATAAAATTAACCATGCCTACGCTTTTGGTGGAGTTGAGTTATCGAAAGCCACGGTTGAAGAATGGTTAGGTATTACGATTGATAATTATGTGGTGGTTAACATGAGCGGTTTAAAAGAAATTGTTGATGCCGTTAATGGGATTACCGTCGTTCCACCAACCAGTTTTTCCATTGGTGGTTATGATTTTGTCGAAGGGGTTGAAACCCGTTTAGATGGTGAAGCTGCTTTGGCTTATTCACGGGAACGTTATACATCGGGTGGCGATTATGCCCGTCAAGGGCGTCAACGTGAAGTCATTGAAGCCGTCATGAAAGAAGCCGTTAATCCAGCGGTGTTGGCTAACTTACCACAATTATTAAATGCTTTTTCCGATAATATTGATACGGATTTAGATTTAATGGACATGCTTAGTTTGTTCACTAAATATGCCAATAGCGATTATACGGTGGACAATTACCAATTTACGGGCGAAGGTGCCATGATTGATGGTATTTATTATGAAATGATTTATGATAGTTCTTATACGGAGATACTTGGCTACATCAAAGCCGATTTACAGGTCGAGTAG
- a CDS encoding tyrosine-protein phosphatase, with the protein MIIDLHSHLLPGVDDGAKTLEKSLELARIGEKEGVEHLVLTPHHRNGVYVNHKKDVIAAADKLQAEYERHNLAMKVYPSQEIRLTEQFFEDFYANNLLSLDAEGRYYLIEFPTASVPSFTKGIFEELLQMDRIPVIAHPERNQVLQKDFRLMYELIEMGALAQITSSSYSGYYGEELQNISREMIKANLAHIIASDVHHLDFRPFNMEAAFEQLTADFGEETTTYFKENARHIFNGDDVPRRKPVEPGGKGKKKFNLFKFFK; encoded by the coding sequence TTGATAATTGATTTACATTCGCATTTATTGCCGGGCGTTGATGATGGCGCCAAAACACTCGAAAAGTCATTGGAACTAGCACGGATTGGTGAAAAAGAAGGTGTCGAACATCTTGTCTTAACCCCTCACCACCGCAACGGTGTGTATGTTAATCATAAGAAAGATGTTATTGCAGCGGCTGATAAATTACAGGCGGAGTATGAACGCCATAACCTAGCGATGAAAGTCTATCCCTCGCAAGAAATTCGTTTGACCGAGCAATTTTTTGAAGATTTTTATGCCAATAATTTGTTATCTTTAGATGCTGAAGGACGGTATTATTTGATTGAGTTTCCAACGGCGTCTGTGCCATCGTTCACCAAGGGGATTTTTGAAGAGTTGCTTCAAATGGATCGCATTCCGGTCATTGCCCATCCAGAGCGGAACCAGGTTTTGCAAAAAGATTTTCGTTTAATGTATGAGTTGATTGAGATGGGGGCTTTGGCTCAGATTACCAGTTCGAGTTACAGTGGTTATTATGGGGAAGAGCTGCAAAATATTAGTCGCGAGATGATTAAAGCTAATCTGGCACATATTATTGCTTCAGATGTCCATCACTTGGATTTTAGACCGTTTAATATGGAAGCCGCCTTTGAGCAGCTGACAGCGGATTTCGGTGAGGAAACCACGACGTATTTTAAAGAAAATGCCCGCCATATTTTTAATGGGGATGATGTTCCCCGCCGTAAGCCCGTCGAACCCGGCGGCAAAGGCAAGAAGAAATTTAATTTGTTTAAGTTCTTCAAGTAA
- a CDS encoding MerR family transcriptional regulator, with product MPYTIGQLARLTGVTTRTLRHYDAIGLLKPSEVLENGYRIYHEDDVARLHQILVYRELGFELNAIKDILTTDQYNRMVVMENHLDLLAQEKQRIEALIQSVELAMQKSKEGLPMSEQDFDVFKREKIAANEAQYGEEIREKYGAEVVEKSNQHFSKMDKDSYAKIEALTVELGELLAKHVADNHPLGDAGQLIAKKHAEFLKAAWPDGLFSQEAHLGLVEMYTLDDRFKAYYDAFAEGATDYLYAAVVGFYWVEE from the coding sequence ATGCCATACACAATTGGACAATTAGCTCGGTTAACGGGTGTGACAACACGGACCTTAAGACATTATGATGCGATTGGCTTACTGAAGCCATCAGAAGTTTTGGAAAATGGCTATCGGATCTATCATGAGGATGATGTAGCACGCTTGCATCAAATTTTGGTTTACCGGGAATTGGGCTTTGAACTAAATGCCATTAAAGATATTTTGACCACGGATCAATATAATCGCATGGTTGTGATGGAAAATCACCTTGACTTGCTTGCGCAAGAAAAGCAACGCATCGAAGCTTTAATTCAATCCGTCGAGTTGGCGATGCAAAAAAGTAAGGAGGGTTTACCGATGAGTGAACAGGATTTTGACGTATTTAAACGCGAAAAGATAGCGGCTAACGAAGCGCAATACGGCGAAGAGATTCGTGAAAAGTATGGTGCCGAGGTAGTTGAAAAGTCCAATCAACATTTTTCTAAGATGGATAAAGACAGTTATGCGAAGATTGAAGCGTTAACTGTTGAGCTGGGGGAATTGTTGGCGAAACATGTCGCCGATAATCATCCATTAGGTGATGCAGGGCAACTGATTGCCAAGAAACATGCCGAGTTTCTTAAAGCAGCTTGGCCAGATGGCTTATTCAGTCAAGAAGCGCACTTGGGCTTGGTTGAGATGTATACCCTAGATGACCGCTTTAAAGCATATTACGACGCCTTCGCAGAAGGCGCGACGGATTATTTGTATGCAGCCGTGGTTGGATTTTATTGGGTGGAGGAGTAG
- a CDS encoding energy-coupling factor transporter transmembrane component T family protein gives MSQQQQAVLGYLPRNTFVHRLSGASKLICFLILSVITMTSYDTRFLLGVSVFAVVLMYFAKIRWRDIRMVVYIVTAISLINLVMIYIFEPEYGVDIYQSRTVLWEGIGRYSLTWEQLFYELNIAIKYFATIPFALIFMLTTNPSEFASSLNRVGVSYRIAYAVSLTLRYIPDIQQSYLNIRQAQQARGIEMSEKASLVSRIKHSAQIIMPLIFSSLERIEVISQAMTLRRFGKEKKRSWYSAKPFDRNDVLAIMVTLAITAVGVYCFVINQGRFYNPFG, from the coding sequence ATGAGCCAACAGCAACAGGCTGTTTTAGGTTACCTTCCGCGCAATACATTTGTGCACCGATTGAGCGGGGCTTCAAAATTAATTTGTTTTTTAATTTTGTCCGTCATTACCATGACTTCTTACGACACTCGCTTTTTATTAGGTGTGAGCGTGTTTGCGGTGGTGCTGATGTATTTTGCCAAGATTCGTTGGCGAGATATCCGTATGGTGGTGTATATTGTAACGGCGATTTCACTCATCAATTTGGTGATGATTTATATTTTCGAACCGGAATACGGCGTTGACATTTACCAGTCACGGACGGTGTTATGGGAAGGCATCGGCCGTTATAGCTTAACGTGGGAGCAACTCTTTTATGAATTAAATATCGCCATTAAATATTTTGCGACCATCCCTTTTGCGCTGATTTTTATGTTAACGACCAATCCTAGCGAGTTTGCCTCCAGTTTGAATCGTGTCGGCGTTTCGTATCGGATTGCCTATGCCGTGAGTTTGACCTTACGCTACATTCCTGATATTCAACAATCCTATTTAAATATCCGCCAAGCCCAGCAAGCCCGTGGTATTGAAATGAGTGAAAAAGCGTCGCTGGTTTCACGGATTAAGCATTCTGCCCAAATTATTATGCCCTTAATTTTCTCAAGCTTAGAACGCATTGAAGTGATAAGCCAAGCCATGACCTTACGCCGTTTCGGTAAGGAGAAAAAACGCAGCTGGTATTCAGCTAAGCCCTTTGATCGCAACGATGTATTAGCAATTATGGTTACTTTAGCTATTACAGCGGTGGGTGTGTATTGCTTTGTGATCAATCAAGGCCGATTTTATAATCCGTTTGGGTAG
- a CDS encoding ABC transporter ATP-binding protein → MNDRQPIIEFKQVNFKYQSQAEPNLIDISFAIYPGETVLIIGPSGSGKSTLAKCINGQVPYSYDGDLTGEILIQGKSTKDVSLFDLSLSIGTVLQDTDGQFVGLTVAEDIAFSLENDVVDQHVMKKQVSQWMNELDIEELHDHTPHQLSGGQKQRVSIAGVLIDQVPILLFDEPLANLDPASGYETMRLIDRLSQRQNLTTVIIEHRLEEALSTNVDRILVMHDGHLIANMTPDALLRSDILESIGVRQPLYLDLLDYAGIDLASIKQLGAFRPDMLNAEQRQTIASWTKTIHPPINTPASQSLIEVKQLSFAYDEDARSQTLANVNFSIAAGEMVSIVGSNGAGKSTLAKLLGGFLRPTHGDIYLKGQNIRDLSIKEIADSIGYVMQNPNHMISKNLIFDEVALGLVNRGVDAEEIETRVYNTLKICGLYPFRQWPISALSYGQKRRVTIASILVLQPSVMILDEPTAGQDYAHYSDMMRFLETINQEYQMTILMISHDMHLIQEYTTRSLVFSGGQLLADLAPSELFARKELIEEADLHPTSLYQVGALLPDVSINDLLKAFIAYERQQRGREVDPT, encoded by the coding sequence ATGAATGACAGACAACCAATCATTGAATTTAAACAGGTAAATTTTAAGTATCAAAGCCAAGCCGAACCCAATTTAATCGATATCTCTTTCGCCATTTATCCTGGTGAAACGGTCCTGATTATCGGACCATCCGGCTCCGGAAAATCAACCTTGGCCAAGTGCATCAATGGACAAGTTCCCTACTCCTATGATGGGGACTTGACCGGTGAAATCTTAATTCAAGGTAAATCGACGAAAGATGTGTCACTCTTTGATTTATCGCTTTCCATCGGGACGGTCTTGCAAGATACCGATGGGCAATTCGTTGGCTTGACCGTTGCTGAAGATATTGCTTTTTCTTTGGAAAATGACGTCGTCGACCAGCACGTGATGAAAAAACAAGTGTCCCAGTGGATGAATGAATTGGACATTGAAGAACTGCATGACCATACCCCGCATCAACTATCGGGTGGTCAAAAGCAGCGGGTGTCCATCGCTGGCGTGTTAATTGATCAAGTGCCCATTTTGTTATTCGACGAACCCTTGGCCAACCTCGATCCTGCGTCCGGCTATGAAACCATGCGCCTCATCGACCGTCTGAGCCAACGCCAAAACTTGACCACCGTAATTATTGAACACCGGTTAGAAGAGGCTTTATCCACAAATGTCGACCGCATCCTTGTGATGCACGACGGCCACTTAATTGCTAATATGACGCCCGACGCCCTGCTGCGGTCCGATATTTTAGAATCGATAGGCGTCCGTCAACCCTTATATTTGGATTTGTTGGACTATGCCGGCATCGATTTAGCGTCCATAAAGCAACTCGGCGCCTTCCGCCCCGATATGCTGAACGCTGAACAACGACAAACCATCGCCTCTTGGACAAAAACCATCCACCCCCCAATAAATACCCCTGCTTCTCAGTCGTTGATCGAGGTCAAGCAGCTTAGCTTTGCTTACGATGAAGATGCGCGCTCACAAACCTTAGCTAATGTGAATTTCTCAATTGCTGCTGGTGAAATGGTGAGTATTGTCGGCTCAAACGGAGCCGGTAAATCGACTTTGGCTAAATTACTCGGTGGTTTCTTGCGACCGACGCATGGGGATATTTATTTAAAAGGTCAAAATATTCGTGACTTGTCGATAAAGGAAATTGCGGATTCGATTGGATATGTGATGCAGAACCCTAATCATATGATTTCAAAGAACTTGATTTTTGACGAGGTGGCTTTAGGGTTGGTGAATCGCGGTGTGGATGCGGAAGAGATTGAAACGCGCGTCTACAACACGCTCAAGATTTGTGGTTTGTACCCGTTTCGTCAATGGCCAATTAGTGCGTTGTCCTATGGACAAAAGCGGCGGGTGACCATTGCCAGTATTTTAGTCTTGCAACCGTCGGTGATGATTTTAGATGAACCAACGGCTGGGCAAGATTATGCTCATTATTCGGATATGATGCGGTTTTTAGAAACGATTAATCAGGAATACCAAATGACGATTTTGATGATTTCGCATGACATGCATCTCATTCAAGAGTACACGACGCGTTCGTTAGTTTTTAGTGGCGGTCAATTGTTAGCGGACTTAGCTCCCAGTGAATTGTTCGCGCGAAAAGAGTTGATTGAAGAGGCTGACTTACACCCAACGTCATTGTATCAAGTTGGGGCTTTATTGCCAGATGTCTCTATTAACGATTTATTGAAAGCTTTTATTGCATATGAACGGCAACAAAGAGGAAGGGAGGTTGACCCAACATGA
- a CDS encoding ECF-type riboflavin transporter substrate-binding protein — MNNKQNSSLTQLVAIGIGSAVFFILGRFLSIPTPVPNTSVETTYPFLALMGAIYGPIPAALIGLIGHAVKDLLTYGLWWSWVLTSGVVGFGYGLIGRQLKVNEGEFDKNDMIRFNVGQVIVNAVCWIIVAPVLDILIYAEPASKVFTQGVVSAGLNSLAVGILGTILLKAYASTRTKAGSLKKD, encoded by the coding sequence ATGAACAACAAACAAAATTCTTCTTTAACACAATTAGTCGCTATCGGTATCGGAAGTGCCGTCTTCTTTATCTTAGGTCGTTTCTTAAGTATTCCAACCCCGGTGCCTAACACGAGTGTTGAAACAACCTATCCTTTCTTAGCTTTGATGGGGGCGATTTACGGTCCAATCCCAGCAGCCCTTATTGGTCTCATTGGCCATGCGGTGAAAGACTTATTAACTTACGGTTTATGGTGGTCCTGGGTCTTGACCTCAGGTGTGGTTGGTTTTGGTTACGGTCTGATTGGTCGTCAATTAAAAGTTAACGAAGGCGAATTTGATAAAAATGATATGATTCGCTTTAATGTGGGTCAAGTTATTGTTAATGCGGTTTGCTGGATTATCGTCGCGCCTGTTTTGGACATCTTAATTTATGCTGAACCTGCTTCAAAAGTATTTACACAAGGGGTAGTTTCTGCCGGCTTGAATTCATTAGCCGTTGGGATTCTTGGAACGATTTTACTTAAAGCGTATGCTAGCACACGTACTAAAGCCGGTTCACTGAAAAAAGATTAA